The genomic interval tcataacatctttccccctataaagaaataatgttaactcaataaagtgtatttctttttttagctttaatttttcattttttagcattgtaaccacatttgcaaacaacttttctcttcatagaattttctttctttctttaaaatgcaaaaatgtcaaagcatcataaacagttatgtcaaatagcagcagaattgcactttttggagagctgtattatttccagttttgtgcccaagggactgattttatttaacactatattattatttatgcacctatagtgatcacagagacaggttgtttttgtgttactgtatatatttgtttttctgaaaaatcccacttaatatactttgggtaacaacagtcaatgtttatttattttattttatttttttagggggggtaacagtcaatatttatttatttattagattaaattgttttcttatataataaaagtgagcttttgttaaaccaaatattgtgtgtttttttccatatacaacaacctatctggactcgataagagaatcgataaggaatcggttcgataagaggattcgataatggactcgaactcgataatttcttatcaaacatcatccctacttatgtgtgtttaaaagccgcatatattatgtgacttgtccggcacgctgtttgtatggaggaaaagcggacatgacgacaggttgtagaggacgctaaaggcagtgcctttaaggcacgcccccaatattgttgtccgcgtggaaatcgggagaaattcgggagaatggttgccccaggagattttcgggaggagcactgaaattcgggagtctcctgggaaaatcgggagggttggcaagtatgccctacgtccgtgttttaccggatatgtaccgctccgttcagcggcgttttaagaagtaattaattttactttttgaaaccgataccgataatttccgatattacattttaaagcatttatcggcctgccgatatctaATATGACATGATAattttgatttgcaatgatgcgtatattttcttttaaacaaaatgttttatgtatatatatatataacagtattagttttattaataataccattaataatattaaaaaaaatattatatcacAATCAGCTTTAACACAAGGTGGggaggggggtgtatatattttcaagtatttcttatatgtatgtatgtatatatatatatatatatataatccgttcatgaatgagtacatccgttcggccaccgtgttcaatgaagaagtctgatctacaaaattttcgagctgtcctggatgaactgaaattattttttccaatcattttggaacttgcaagtgtacttcttcttcttactcgtcgtcgccatgtctcttcttcgttcttctgcctctactctgttatgtttttggacattactacttgccgtagttttgaagcaatgcatgatgggaatccagaTGTTGTGTAGatagataaatctatggataacggagacgtatataatagtctccttttcaggtgagagaggacgctaaaggtagtccctttaaggcacgcccccaatattgaaatcgggagaaattcgggagaatggttgccccgggagattttcaggaggggcactgaatttcgggagtctcccgggaaaatcgggagggttggcaagtatgtcccgcgggccggataaaacctcttcgctggcctgatccggccctcgggccgtacgtttgacacccctggattagtgCCTCATGTATTAAAGCAAAACGTACCTGGCAATAAATAATATGTTTGTATGTTATGCAGAAGATGATGCGCCAGGTGACAAGCGGCGACTTCTGCATGAACGCGCGGCCGTCGTGCCTGGCGGAGGACGGCCACCTCCCGGCCGCGCACTTTGACCTCTGCGCCACGCAGCCCAACAAGTTCTACCCTCCTCCGCCGCCGCCGTCGCTCCAGATGACGCTCGCCCCCATGGCGCTGCCCGCTCATAGCCACAAGGCCCTGGTGTGCCCCAGACAGGACGTCCTCGGGGGAGAGCCGCACTCGCCCGTCAAATGCGGCGAGCCGGCCGCCGTGACGGTGACGGTCGGCGACGAcggcaaaaagaagaagaagggcgGCGGCGGGAAGACGGGCCGGAGGGGGCGCCCGCCGGGCACCACCAAGCTGGCGGGCTACAGGACCAGCACGGGGCGCCCTCTCGGCACCACCAGGGCCGCCGGCTTTAAGACCAGCCCGGGCCGGCCGCTGGGCACCACCAGAGCGGCGGGCTACAAGGTGAGCCCCGGGCGGCCCCCCGGCAGCATCAAGGGCCTCTCCCGCCTCAACAAACTGACGTACGCCGGCACCTGCAGCGGGGCCGCCTTCCCCTACCCTCTCCCCCACAAGGACATCCTGTGTGAACCCTCGTGCGAGGACAAGAGTCCTACCCACTAAAGTTTTTATCCCTCATCATCCCCTGCTTTTCTAGTCATGCTTGGATTGTTTGCACCATAAAGCGCCCCTTGAACGCAACACCAGGCGCGCGTTGCGTTCACTGACCGCATCTCCAGGTTATGCGTTACGCTCACTGACCGCTTCCCCGGAGTCACATGTTACGTTCACTGACCGCTTCCCCCCGGgtcatgtgttgcattcactgaCCGCTTCCTTTTGGTCACGTGTTGCATTCACTGACCGCTTCCCCGAGTCACGCCTGGACAAACGGAGAAGTTTGAAAAGTCAGCATGATGTTTGTGAAACTGAGACTAACTATTGCAAGGCGTGGCTACAAGTTGTCTTTAAATGTGTCCAATAATAATGCATGCGAGTGGTGACCTTTGACCTACTAAGGAAGGCTAATGGCATCCCTTTGTTCCCATGGAGACAACAGTGGTGGTAGTTCATAGACAATATTCATTAGAATCGTGTATGATATTAACCTGATCCTTTTTTTgctatttatttgtcttttctttGAAACACTAAAATGAACAAGGACAacagttagtgaagtaagttagCATATTTgttaggcccaagtattcatttcaccatctaaatgttacatttttgtgCAATAACGTGTTTCTCCTGATTGTTGTCGTATGCTTAGACGTTTGTGTGTCGTGTTTATGTGCAGCTTGACCATGAAAAAGCATCGCCGGCCTTCACCAAAGAACGGGATCTCCTTTCATAACGTGAATACCAAACGATGaattatgatgtattattatggttTTATCACACACTATCAGGCTCTACTTCATGCACCCTTTTCAGGACTTTCTCAAGTCGTGAATCTCACACAGATAAAAACAATAGTTAAAAGCAGAAAAATATGTGTATTATAAATGATGATGTAGCTTTGAGGAAGAATTGGCAGCTTGTTTTTTCACTTTAGTACGTCCGCTATTTTTGATCACTTTAGTGACTAATATGTCTGCAATTTTTTATCACTAGTCACTGTTGTATGTCTGCTATTTCACTAGTATTTCTGCTATTTTTTATGACGTTTTGTGACTAGTATGTCTGCTATTTTTATGTTCTTGCCATCATGAGACTTTTTATAATGTCACACATCGCTGAAGACTTTGTACATTTCTCATTTTATTCCTGCATGGTCGTTGTGGAAtgtttaaaagttgtgtattaAATGGAAAAGTAACTTGTGTTGACGTTTTTGACTTGATGGTAAGTAAACAATGGATATATACAGGTATAAACAATAATACGCAGTTGCTGAACAACACTTTGACGTGAAAAAAGcaatatgtataatttttttaataatgcatggattataacaggggtgtcgaactcattttagatcgggggccacatggagaaaaatcaactctcaagtgggccggactggtaaaatcacggcacgataacttaaaaatagagataataaaataaaataaaaagttatgtttgagttgctcaacgtcaggacctaattcaacaagttctcaacattgttttatGTCTTGTACCTGATGGGAAgtcatactcttttttttttaaactttcaacgttTAAATctgcagatcaacttcagatctatctatacattttattgtataaaatatatatatttattattattttattttatttccatgTTTTTTTCGTGcaatttatgccttttttgttatggcaaactatgcaatatttcccccgaacattgtttcaaagtggaatatttgagccttaaatagatcaattattcacaacaatattgattttgagtcattattattttttgagccaaGTTTGATTGAAAGAAAGTGTtactagagtcaacattgcaacttttttttggtgttacatttcaccttttattccacttttttatgcatttctttgtaatagtattttttagaacgtgttaaaaaatgagctgcgggctgcactttggacacctgtgATGGAGAACAATTATTTAATGTGAGCCTAATCTTCCCCAATGTGAGGAAATCAAGAATATCTGTAATCCAGAGATAGgggttagtgcaggggtgtcaaactcattttagatcggggggccacatggagaaaaatcaactcccaagtgggccggactggtaaaatcacggcacgataacttgaaaataaagacaacttcagattgttttctttgtttaaaaatagaacaagcacattctgaaattgtacaaatttttttttttttttttttacacttacatgttgcggttaatagtattctatctttgtttgtcgttatttatattttctgaataaattatgtgataatgttcatcagtcaactcattagtgttacatttcaatctatcaagataaaacaattatatcaaaatgtaaattacagtatgttatttatgtagtttgatcattttcctcgattgGTGTACtaataacatcatgtggtttattttgtacatatgtagcatcatctacaaagatacaaataattgctattgtgacatctagtggacacatttagaagagcagtttctttcatttaaacatttcaggttaatttttatacttagcaaacgcatcccgcaggccggatgaaacctcttcgcgggcctgatccggccctcgggccatacgtttgacacccctgggttataaCCACATGTGTATTTGTTTTTGAAAAGTAgcacattttaaatacattttggcttgTTATGTGTTCAATAGTATTGTCTCGGTTCGATATCGTAATATTGCTTTATTTTCTGACCAGTTTGTtttatgtttaattttatttcattgaacaacaaacatacatttataattcacacaaaagtcaagtaaagaaaaataataaataataataattaaaaaaaagactaaaaaaaagacaaaaagggctacctaaatcactttcaaTGTTTTTTAAcagagatatcaatttaagggcttttgtagtcttaatcattctccaagattttaTTGATCattgtaattttttattaatatttcccGGTTtgacaacaaagtaaacaaacggAAGTTAATGGCGGCGGTGAGTTACATACTGATCCGTCCGTTGAAACGACCTTTGGTTCCGCTTTAAACCAAAGGAGAGTCAACAGGGTGGTGAGTTACATATGAATCCGTCCGTCATAATGACTTTGGGTTCCGCTTTAACTGTACGAGCACGGTGCTGCCGCTCCAACATGTCTAAACATCGTTTGTAGCTGGCTACACttggaataaaaaaaacatgtcagggATGTTGAAGAATCGTCGGACATTTTGTGTTGTAATTTTTATCCTGTGTCAGTCAAGCGTCGTGACATTTTTGCCAGTGGCATCGCTAGGTAAGACAACATCTCTCTGTTGCTATGCTAATGCTAGCAAAacattacatttatatttacacaTTGATTTATAATAGTAACATACTcctttgttttgaaatgtatttttataagtTATGTCTCTGGATATAATGTAGTCTATATGAATGTGTGTCAGTTGTTAAGCTACTGTTGTTACATATTCACCGGCCACTTCATCAGTTAAACTTGGCTATGTATGCCATTCAATACAAAAGTCGCCTTTATACAGGTAATAATATCTAGAACCACATTAAAGAGCGTATTTCAATACATGTTACTTTAAACCAGGGTcatgggtgacattgttatcaccaggaaagatgaggtcacctacctaggttccattctagaggctaatctttcctgtgataaaatggcaaccaaggtaatcaaaaaggtcaaccaacgaacacgatttctctacagaatctcctctctggtcaacaaaagcaccacgaagattctagcgggaactctcattcaaccctttttcgattacgcttgcacctcctggtaccccagcacctccaaaactctcaaatctagactccaaacatcccagaacaagctagtcaggttacttctagacctccaccccagatcacacctcactcctacccacttctccaaagtgggctggctcagggtggaggacagagtaaaacaacttgcactgagcctagtctataaaattcgctacacctccctgataccgaagtacatgtcaaaccacaacaccagggggagctccacaaaccacgttaaacccagattccgatctaacaaaggtcttaactcattctccttctatgccacatcaatgtggaatgcactcccaatagATGTAAAATAAAGTGcgtctctaccctccttcaaaaccgcactaaaagaa from Entelurus aequoreus isolate RoL-2023_Sb linkage group LG14, RoL_Eaeq_v1.1, whole genome shotgun sequence carries:
- the lg14h5orf24 gene encoding UPF0461 protein C5orf24 homolog, producing the protein MMRQVTSGDFCMNARPSCLAEDGHLPAAHFDLCATQPNKFYPPPPPPSLQMTLAPMALPAHSHKALVCPRQDVLGGEPHSPVKCGEPAAVTVTVGDDGKKKKKGGGGKTGRRGRPPGTTKLAGYRTSTGRPLGTTRAAGFKTSPGRPLGTTRAAGYKVSPGRPPGSIKGLSRLNKLTYAGTCSGAAFPYPLPHKDILCEPSCEDKSPTH